GGAAGAGACAGGTTTAAACTTTATTGCACTGATTTTATGTTTTGCCTCACACAGTGATTACTAAATGATCTTTTTATCTTTAGTCCAGACAGACACCGGAGGGAGAATTTCTGCCCCTAGACCAGTGTGAGCTGGATGTTGGATTTGGAACTGGAGCTGACCAGCTGTTTTTGGTTTCCCCTTTAACCATCTGCCATGAAATTAACTCAGAGAgcccctttttctctctctcacaaCGATCACTGAGGAGTGAGCAGTTTGAAATAGTTGTCATCCTCGAAGGAATTGTTGAGACTACAGGTAAGACAGAACAATCTGCATACTCTGATTTTCAGTCCTTGTTTTCAGTGCTGATATTTTTAGCAAGGCAGCTGTTAGTCCTGGATGCTCCAGCATATCCTGCCATATGCTGCAGAGTTTCAGTGGCTCTCCCCAGCCAACAGAAACCTCCCTtccccacagagctctgcactgcCAGTTCCCAAAGTGGCCAGTGAGAGAGCCTGGCCCTCTGTGGAACAGCTCCTCACTCTTAGAAGGCTTCTGTTTTAAGGAGCACCACTCTGAAAGGAAGCTGAACTTTAAACGTTGCTGCAAAATTCTTTTCAGCCTAGCTTCCATTCAGAATAAGAAATCCAGTTTTACAGCACAAATACAGACCTCATAGTCACAAAGATTGTAGGCATATGTGGTTATTGACAAATATGAGaagagttttgtttcttttttaaatttgggtAGGTGTTGTCCAGATGACACTGATTTTGTGGTCTTTTGTTTTGAGGACTCAATTGTTTTATGAATCCCATGAAAATGGGTTCCAGTTATATGAGGAGCTCTTTATCAATGATCCATAAGTACTGTTAAAGTCCAGATCATTCAGTATGGTCATCAGCATTCtcatcttcttccttcttgtgaGGATTTGTTAAACTTTGATAAATCACAGAGCTTTCTTGTACTTTCCACAAGACTAGCAGCTGCCTCATTCCTGCCTTGGAAAAGTGGGGTCCCTTTGGTGCAGCTGTGTGCAGTCATCTCTGTCTGATTGCTCTCCACTAAGCAAATACACAATGCACTGGGGCAGAATGCTCTTTCACTTTGAGGATGGCATCTTTAGATCCCTGCAGAGGCCTCATCTTACCCTGCAGCTGAACCATTTATTTTAGATAAGCATGCATTCATAACCTCCCTTAATGCAATTACCTGTCTGGATATTTAAAGGGAGACATTTTACACTTGAGAATCCATGTGGCAGTAACCAGAGAGCAAATCAGAATTTGGGTTTACTGACTGCTAATTCTGCCTCTGGAGAGAGACTACCATGACAGGAAGCCTTACAGTTCTGCTCACCTGGGATATTGGTATAAATTATTTGCAGTGCTGTTGTGGTGAGATGGTAACAGATTTGCCGCCTTGGTTAGAACACATTTTAGCTGTGAGTTCACAGATGCAAATTCTACCAATGATGTATTATGCACTAAGTGCAACAAAATCTTCAGTGAGTTTACAATTCCACCTGTGTCTGAGCATGAGTCTCTGCACAGCTTTTGTCTTGACACAGTTTGGAGAAAAAGTAACACAGCCTGCAGAAGAAATGCAAGAtcatgttttttatttgttgttgtttcccTCAACACCTGATCCTTGCCAAAAGATTCTGTAAGCCTCTGCCAAGCAATAGCTCTTTCTCCCAAGAAACAGTATTTATTATTCTCTCAAGGCTGAATttggattgttcagcctggaaaagggaagctTTGGGATGACCTAATTATAGGCTTCCAGTACTAGACATGGTGAAGAAAATGAATTCtgtcccagctgaaaccagcacaCAAGCTAATattactgttttcattttacattttgctttgtCTTGGTTGCAAGTCTGCAATATTTGCATAAAAATCTAATCAATCAATTAGAGGCACTCCATTGACTCTCAGAAGATTATCTAGGAACGATTGCCCCATTTTATAATCTATAACATTGTTGGCTTGCTTGCTGCAGTTGATCTTTATCTGTCAGCCTTGTCATGTATTTTTTGTTCCATGTGCCAGTCTGCTTGCTCAGATGCTCTTGTCCATTCCCACAGGGATGACTTGCCAAGCCAGGACCTCCTACACAGAAGATGAAGTTCTCTGGGGTCACAGGTTCCTCCCAGTAATGTCTCTGGAAGATGGCTTTTTCCGTGTCGATTATTCTCAGTTTCACGCCACGTTTGAAGTCCCCACTCCTCCTTACAGTGTTAAAGAGCAAGAGGAAAACCTGTCCCAGTCATCTCTCTTGAACAGTCCTTTTGATAAGAAAACCAGAAGAGAACAGCTTTGTCCACTGGACTGTGCTGATGCTGCAGGAGAGAAGAACAAGCTCCCTGCTAAACTTCAGAAGATCAGCTCGAGGAAGGAAGGTCCAGCAAGAGCCCTGGGAATGAGTTCCAGTAACACAGAGAAGACTCTCAGTACTGGAGATCTCTTGGAAATCCAAGAAATAAGTCCCACCTCTGATGATGAAGACACTGATAACAGGATGCAGCTGAAagccttaaaaataaatgccaaagCTCTGACTCAGTCTACCAGTGAGCTGGAGTTACAGAAGGATTTTCCAGGTATGGGTGCTCTAGAGATGAAATTGGAAGATAATTTTCCTGCCAAGCTTTGAAAAATGAACTCTGATCACTTCTTTCAAGAGCTGAAGAAACAGGAGTTGTTGCTGATGAACTGCATTTGAGACTGCTGCCCTTAAAGAGTTGTTTCAGAGTAAATTCACAGCTTGGCTTTGCTACTTTCAGGAAGAATGATCCTTTTTGTATAATTGTTCTGTACAGATCCAATTTAGGTAGCATACCAGACTTTGAGGGGCAGTAAGGTTACCCTGCCATGCCAAAGAGATTCCTGCCCTGATGATGATGATCAGCATGCTCATTGCAAATCTACCCTGTCTTCCATGTATGCAGATGCTTTCTCACAAAGCAAGGATCACATCCTTAGTCACAGAGATGGACCCAAGGAGGGTTTAACAGCACTGAAACCTGGTTTTGTGCAGTCAGATCCTGGACTGCTCCTGATACACAGAACAGCAGAGCACAAGAGGAATCTGTGACCCTGCTCAGTCCTAGTCCTGCTCTCTCTCAGTGACCCTTTGGAAGAGCCTCCCTGGTGCATCCTTCTTTCCCAGTGACTGTGGCACgctccctctgtgctcccagtgtcTCATCCAGGATCATTCAGGTGGAGGAAGCAGTGTGCAATAACATTTGGGTCATTTGACCCACATAAACGTGAGGATCATTTATCCTGTCCAAAACTAGACCTCAGCATTTGATTTGGTGGATCACATGCTGAATTTTAATGACCATACCACCACTCACTGTGAAGGAAACTTGAGATGAATAGCTCAGCTTCATGGCATGTTTTATACTGCAACTCATTGAAATTTCAGGTTGGAGACCTtgtaagtaagtaagtaaaaGCAAAGTGCTAAATAATGCTCCATCATTACACATCTCAGAGTTTTACTAATGGATGGTAGTCTTTGATGttgctaattttaattttgttacatTTGCCTTCTCCATTTATAtattattctgtgatttggtAGATTTGATATTTATTGCTGTTCAGCTCAAACCACCTCTGTCTGTGACagaggcttttttctttcctggttgGTAGTAGTAATAAACACACCCTGCTGTTTTGTAAAGTGTTCAGTAGCTCAGCATACAGAGTGTTCATCAGCAGAGCACCAGCAAAGCACCCACCAACAGAAGGATCAAATTCTGCTCTTGTTATGTGGACAAAATTCAGACAAATTTGAAAGGGCTGGCAGTGGCCATACTGTTTGGAAGTGCATTTCTTGATGGTAAAGTGGTGTATCCAAGCTAGGATATCCAGGTGTGTGTATCCAAGGATATCCAAAGTGGTGTATCCAAGCTTGGCTTGCAGAACTCACTATTTCTTGCTTTTGATCTGTCTGTGGTGTGAAACtggaaaatgctattttatgCAGGGATAAGATGTGCTGCTTGTCGTTGGTTATCTGTTCTCAACATAAATTTCAACAATATATATGTgctaaaatctgtattttcatttatcaGCTGTATTTGTATGGAGTACTTAGATGACAGCATGAAGTCTTAAATGATGATGACTCTCCCTTCACTCCATAACTGCCAAAAtcagtataaaataaaattacatccGCCTTGGGTCTCAAGCATTCTTTACTTCAATGTGTGTGttgacagcagagcagctgcaggagatgaGGCCCCATCCTTGGGCACACCCCCCTCTGCTGTGGGGCAGCAACTGGGGGGGCTTCACCTGCTTGGGGGCTTCCCTCCctttgtggggctggggcatgtGCAGATGGAAATGGCATTATTAGATTggattattaaattattaaattggATTATTAAATTGGATTATTGGATTATTAGATTGGATTATTGGATTATTAGATTGGATTATTAGATCAGCAaggtgctgcccagggcagttTCACTCACTTTGTGCCTTCTTTTGGGGGTGAGTGAAaatggggagctggggaagccTGGGAGGGTGATGGGAGCCCCCCAATGTCACTGGGACACTGATGATGTGGTGGGGAGCAGCTGAATCATACAGGGCCCCTCCAAAAAAGGGAGGTTACAACCCAAAGCAGCATAAAAAGGGGTAAAAAAGCAAACTGCAttgtaaaacatttaaaagccAGCTAGTCCTCCAAGACCCTTCAGACTAAGCCAGCTGACACCTCCAAGACCATGGAGAATAAACTGAAAGGTTTTGTGTGTATATCTTCATACTCATCTTGCTAatatatatttgctttttaCTTTCTCTTCATCTTCTTAGTGCTTGCTTTGCATTCTACCTTCCCATCTTTCCTGGTGGCAAATTTCTGGTCTTCTGATGTAGTTTCTATTTCTTACCATCTTCCTTATCTACTGAAtgtgattttcattttctctgcttgcACTCTCATGATGGTATCTCATTTTTCAGGTGTGTCATAGTGATTTTACTGACAGTAAAGTTTTCTAGGCATCTTTGTAGGTTTTTCTTTCTAGGAATCTTagcagttttctcttttgtagtGTCTACTTCTATTCCTCCTTATTTCTGCTTCCTATTCCTTGTTACATTAATCTTTCTTGTTCCTATGTTCATCTGTTATGTCTCTTTTAGACactttcttatctttttttctctttttctcttaaacTGTGGGGCAGTTGGATGGGTGCAGTTGAAGTTGtagccagcagcagctttcccagctggCACTTTTGTGGGATGTGTTCTAGGTGAATGTTTTCGGACTCTGTGAGAGTGAAAAACTTTATTAGTGCAGAGGGGTTTGTGTTGCTGTTTCAGTGTGATGCAAGTCAGAATTCTCACTTGGAAGGAGATGAGCTAAATCCTTGTGTCCTGACACAGCTGCTTTGAGAGCAGGGACGTTTTCCACTTGGCTTTGCCCTCGGGGTGGTtttgagctgggctgggtgtgtttccttcttttgcAGGTCCACATCCCCATCGTGTGGTTGTTTTGATGGGtgctgacagtgacagtgcccaAGGCAAAGCCAAGAGCTTTTCTTTCCTGGCACCATTTGTGTGGGAGTAGTTAATGAAGGGGTTCAGTTTTGGATCCTGGCTCTTGGAGACTGAAAGAATGTGATCCTGCATAGAGCTGGGAACAAAGGTGAGCTGTTTGTTGGCTGTGCAGTTTATAGGCTGCAAAAGTAAAAGTGGATTCCAGCACAACTTCTTTCTTTTAGAACATTTTCTGTGGGACCACGTGCTGAATGTTCTTAATTTTGTAATGAACCCTGTGAGATTGATGTGTGATGCAGTTTGTCAGCTGCAAGGGGAAAATGAAGTCCAGTGCTTACTTTTTGTTCTAGGACCTTTGTTATGGGAGCAATTGCTCGAGGTATTAACTTTTGAATCTGGGCTCTGCAAGAGTGAAAGGATGTGATGGTTCATGCACCTGAGCAGGAGGGTGCACAGCTGCATGGGGGTCCTGCTTTTTACAGGATGTGATTTAAAGGTGGAGACAGCAATAGCTTATTGAGAGGGTACATTTTGTGACCAGTATTTACACTTGATACAGTTAATTTTGGTTCAGAAGCTGAGCATGATGGAAAGAATGTGACATGcactgaaaggaaaggaaagctcaCAGCTCTTTTGCATGGTGGTGTTGATATCCTTCGATGTGAACATGAAACCCAGCaaccattttcttctgtttccagaTAAAAATTCCTTTGTCTTGCCTTCCCTACCCCTGCCTTGCCTGCCTTGCATACAATTCTCTTGCCTTAACCTCCCTTGCCTTACCCCTCCCTTCTCTTGCCTTGCAGACCCATCTCTTGCCTTGCCTTGCACATCCATCCCCCACTGTGGCTTGCCTGCCCCTTTCTTGCCTGagtttctctgctctgctttggggaGCTGCTTGCCTCTTGAACAGGTGATGGTGTGCAGTGCTCCTGGAATGGCTCTTCTCAGGGTGACAGAGATCTCAGCCTCAGAAGCAGAATGAagagaagactgaaaacactaAAGGACACTGAGGAGATTCTGGTATGTTTTAATTTACCTTGGAACATAACCCAGTGTTTGCTGTCCAGCCTTAGTACAGAGATGTGGCTCAGAGAAAGAGTGGTAAAGATGCTCAGTGTAGGGGAACATGAGGCACCTTGCCAAAATATCCCTTGTGTGTGTGACAGATGTGGAGTCAGCCTGAGTGccagcagtgtctgcagggGAGCTGTGGACAGTTCATGTGTCACAGTGTGGGGGTggcaccaggctctgctgtggaCAGTTCATGTGTCACAGTGTGGGGGTggcaccaggctctgctgtggaCAGTTCATGTGTCACAGTGTGGGGGTggcaccaggctctgctgtgcacaGTTCATGTGTCACAGTGTGGGGGTGGCACCAGGCTCTTCTGCCTCCCCACTGCTCAGAACTGGCTGTGGAACTCCTGGCTGTGAAACTCCTCCTCAGCCTGTGTCTGGCCAATCTTCAGAATCTCTCCTGAGTCACAAGAGAGTCCAATTTCAAGTCCACACCCAGGGATCCCAGTGATGGGCAGCATAAAGCAGTGTGCCCAGCTGCAGTCCTTGAGAGCTGTATCCCCCTGTGACCTGTGTTCCCTTCTCCCATCATGGCTTTGTTTTGCTGGTGCCTGGCTTGGGACTCCTTGTCTTGCACAGGATACTGAACTGGACTGCAAACACATGCTAACAGTGGTAACAGTCAGCTTTATTTCCACAACTAAATCAATTTCAGCATTTGTGTGCatgcagaggaggaagatggGCAGGACAGAGGACACCTTTGACCCTGAGGCTGCCTTTGCAtcagcaggcactgctgcagtaCGAAATGGTCATGGTCCACTGCAGCCTGCACAGGGTCCTGTTCATCCTCCTGCTTGTGCCTTTTTCCCTATGATGTCCAGCAGCATCTGGTGCACCTGAGTTAAGAATTGCTCCAATATCTTGTATGGATACTTGTGTGAAGAGGGCAGGAGAGATTGTGTTGGTGTTGGCTGCTCAGAGGGGGATGAGGTCTCTGGTGCTGGCATGGCTGTCACATCTGGGTGATGAGTGGGAGTAGAGCAGCCTGATACTATTGGtcctggctctggctctggctctggttctggctctggttctggttctggctctggctctggttCCTCACAGGGGGTTGAGCCAGAGCAGCCTGATTCTGTTGGTGTTTGCTCTCCCTCTGGTTCCTCACAGGGGGATGAACTGGAGCAGCCTGATTCTGTTGGTGCTGGCTCTCCCTCTGTTTCCTCACAGGGGgatgagctggagcagcctgattCTGTTGGTGCTGGCTCTCCCTCTGTTTCCTCACAGGGGgatgagctggagcagcctgattCTGTTggtgctggctctggctctggttCCTCACAGGGGGATGAGCCAGAGCAGCCTGATTCTGTTGGTGTTTGCTCTCCCTCTGGTTCCTCACAGGGGgatgagctggagcagcctgattCTGTTGGTGCTGGCTCTCCCTCTGGTTTCTCACAGGGAGTTGAGCCAGAACAGCCTGATTCTGTTGGTGCTGGCTCTCCCTCTGGTTTCTCACAGGGGGCTGAGCTGAAGGTTGGCTCTGGCATTGGAGTGGTTGTTTCAGTTGTCTCTGGAAGTGGAGTGGGAGTAGAGCAGCCTGACTCTGATGGCCTTGGCTCTGGCTGCTCAAGAGGGGTTGAGAGGCAGTGTGACTCTGGTGCTGAAGTGGCTGTTACAGCTGGGCACGGGCCCATCTGCACCAGGATCCAGTCGTAGAAGTGCTGAGTGGAGGTGTAGACTCCCGTCCGTtttgccctggcacagcctttTCCCCAGCTGGTCACTCCCACGAGCCAGAAGTAGCTGGCACTGTTATCTTTGCACACCAGAGGCCCTCCACTGTcaccctgcagcagaggagagaggatCAGGGTGCTGTTGGGTGGCTGCTGTCAGCACTAGAGGCTTGCTTCTGTCTTGCAGCCCCTGCCACAGGTGTGTCCCTGGCACAAAAAGGTTCTGCTCAGGTGCTGGAGTCTCCAGAACCTTAGCTGGGAACAGGGTGGGTGTCTGTGAAGGGCCCTCTTGTATCTGCACAGCGATGCCAGATGGGCAGAGCATGGATGGTCCAGAGTCTGGACCTCTGGGCTGCTGAGagcactggatgggctttcTGGGCAGGGGGGCAGGCTTGGAGAAGATGGGCACTTGGCAAGGAAACTGCACCAGGGGAGGGGACCCAGGGGAGGAGAAGTGATTtgccaggcacagcacacaATAATGGGGTACCTTtactgctggggctggctcccAGCACTCCTACCTGGCAGGTGTCCATGCCACCCCGTGGGTAGCCAGCACACAGGTTGTGGGTGTGGATGGCCCCAGAGTACCAGCGGCTGCTGTTGACGAGCTGGTTATCCAGGAGACGGACCTTGGCTTCCTGCAGGACATCACTCACACCctgagctgtgagcacaggAAGGAATGAGCACCCAGAATTCACACAATTCACACCATGACTAGAGACCTTCAAGAGACCTTCaagaagagaccttcaagatcatcaagtccagccctAACATCTCCACCAAGTActacatccagtcttttttttaaacacatccagggatggtgactccaccacctccccaggcagatcATTCCAGtgctttatcactctttccatgaaaaactttttcctaacatccaacctgtatctcccctggctCAGgttgagactgtgtcctcttgttctgtcagtgctgcctggagaaagggaccaaccccacctgactaaaatcacctttcagggagctgtaagagtgataaggtcatccctgagcctccttttctctagGATAAAccaccccagctccttcagccattccttgtgttccaagcccctcaccagtcttgttgcccttctctggatgtGCTTCCTGTCTGCCttggggagcagccagccccacCTCTCCAGAGGCATACAGCCTACAGCCTTGTCAGCTTTCTTCTTGTCTCTGGTAGGTGTTTTACCAGGCCTGAGAGTGCTGATATCAATCAGTGACTTCTCAGTAGTTTacattagccagcagagaaagactggaggcCTTACTAGATacgttccacaagaatctttatttcatgccaagggtggtCAAGTAAGAATTCCCCAGagacaaagggcagacagccatatttataggttcaagggggATTGAAACTACAGCCAATAGAAAGTTATACAAAGGGCAGCATCCAgtctaagtcaaaagttctacaattacacaaactaatttctaaccaattatgtTCCAaggtgttaggagagtgaccaaattcttaaggaatttggctcagccttggtatccaggagaccttatctattaAACTACAtgccaggggccaggggaagatggctttggaggaattgtatcatccacacaaCCTGACTTTGCTGTCAGGGAGCCCAACCCATTTCTCCAGTGTGCTCAGCTCACCCTGAGGGCACGGTCCCTTTTTGGCAACTCACCTTTTGGACTGCCAGAACCCCAGCCAGCCACGTAGCAGGATTTTAGCTTTGACACTGTGATGGAGGCGTTGGGCACACAGGCCAGCTGCACATAGTCACTGCACTGCACGGGCTggtccagctgcagcagggcaatGTCGTTCTGCTGGGACTCTGCCGTGTACTGCTggtgcaccagcagctgcttgaTGTGGCGCACCTGGGCCTCGGGGCCCAGACGGCTCAGCTGGGTGGCCCCGATGAGCACACGCCACAGGCTGATGTTCCTGCAAGCACAGACAGGGGTGATGgagcttttctcttttatatttGTCATAGATTTGTAATCCTGTGATTCTTTAGTGTGTAACTTTAAATTCTGTGtacagtgtgagctgctgctttcccattctggtcagacacaacaattcctctccaggcctgaggatcaaggacacctcacttCCTGAGGGTCCAAGAAATGTAACAACAAAAGTGACTTGGAGGGAAGCAAACTgggggtaaatgacttcattacctgaaacTGTAATTGGAAGGTTAACCTTCAAcatgcaaatggaccaaacttataaaagtatGAAAACCTGTGACCCTCTTGTCCatttttgggtgtagcccctgcAGGGCTTTGTTTGTCTGAAATGCACCTGAAGGCCCTTCCATAAATacaactgctttttattcccttcatTTTATCTGGCCTCTGTTCTTAGGTAATCCTGAAAAGGCATCACTATTGCAGCTCAGCACTTCCCTACCTTCTGCTTCCcaagacagagagaaaagcagagagggtAAGAGAGCaagagaggaaagcagagcagtgaggagtGTGAGTGCCCTAGCATGCCTTAGGCTCCAGGAATGCCACGCTGgaggctgctgggcagcagtgacATGAGCCCAGCCTTCTGAGCAGTCTCTCAGTGGGGCTCTGCAGTGCCAAGGCACTGGGCACACTGCAAGGAAAAGGAGGGGAGCAGTGTgtggtgctgcaggctgggcagctGTTGGTGGTGGGGATCCCCTCATTCCTTGCTCCTCCTTACCTGGCCTTTTGGAAGCAGTGAGCTGCTGTGAGGACCCACTGGGGGCTGATGAGGGACCCTCCACATGTATGGCCAGAGCCTATTTTCTCGGGGTCCTGGATGCTGACAATCCAGGGCCAGGCCCCTGgctgggcacctgtgccagccaTGATGCTGAAGTCAGAAGCTATGGAGTTGAAGTCAGAAGCCATGGGCCGGTGCCCGCAGGTGCCACTGCAAGCAGGAAGTCATtactgccctgccctgcagctgcccacgctggctcctgctgccccagcagctgggggctggCAAGGAGGCTCCCacatggggtttggggtgtggcAGTGGGGGACAAGCACCCTCCCAGAGCATGGGGCCATACCTGCAGGTGTCCCAAGTGCCATGTGCAGGCCTGTACACAGCCAGCAGGATGAAGAGGTACAGCAGATTCATCACTGCCAGTGGCAGCtggcagctggaaaaaacaaaagcttgtCCCTTCCAGTGCAGCCACTGAcctgtgtgcctgcagcagctgcattgCCTGTGGCACCgcagccctggggctgatgTCACAGAGTGGGTGGTTCCAGGTTCTGGGCACGGTGTCCtcagagggcagggaaaggTCACAGCCTCAGAGcaccacagaatggtttgggttggaagggaccttgaaggtCATGCAAGGCAAAAGGGGTCCCGTGCCTGGCACCTGCAAAATGACGCCGTGGGCAGACAAATCTGGTACAGAGGGAAAGTCACTCCAAAGGCAGTGTTTGGCCAGAGAGGGTGCTCAGAGCCACCACAGGATGGAGAAAACTGGCACATCAAAGCTAGGCAGAGGACAGGAAGGAACAATGCCATGTGCCAACAAATGGAACAAGCTAATGGAACAAGCCTGAGAAACTCCTGAGTGTTGCTGGAGGAATTGCTGACCATGGCAGAGTGTGAGAAGGTGACAGGAGTTACAAAGCCACCAGGAAGCCCTTCTGAGCCTGTTTACACATTTTCCATGTCTGTAGCAGGGTGAGTACTGCAAATGCCTCAGTGCTGCCTCTTGCTTTGGAGGCTGGTGCAGAACATGAGGGGCTGAGATGGAGAGCGTTCATGCACTCACTGTTGTGGTTTGGGAGTGGAATTCCCACTGGAACACTGCAAAACACTGCTCCTcactcccttctccctttcccctcccttctctgGTGGGCTTGAGAGGAGAACTGGaggcacaaaaggaaaagatcaTGGGTTTAGATAAGAACAAtatactggaaacagcaatgaaacaagaaaatgaacagtaacagCAGCAGTATAAATAATGAAGTGCACAAGAGAGTGGGATGGGACAACCATGCACCCTGTGGAGCCTGGCAATACCTGCCCAGGCTGCCATGCATTTCCCCAGAGGGGActtcctcccctgtccctggaaaATGGTGGGAGGTGGTTCAGAACAACCTC
This Catharus ustulatus isolate bCatUst1 chromosome 23, bCatUst1.pri.v2, whole genome shotgun sequence DNA region includes the following protein-coding sequences:
- the LOC117006340 gene encoding G protein-activated inward rectifier potassium channel 1-like — encoded protein: MSAVRRKFGDEYQAVGLSRCSARRERQRFVDKNGRCNVQHGNLGGESSRYLSDFFTTLVDLKWRWNLLIFLLTYTVAWLVMASMWWGIAYLRGDLHQAHGDAYSPCVANVYNFPSAFLFFVETEATIGYGHRYITERCPEGIVLFLFQSLLGSVVDAFLIGCMFIKMSQPKKRAETLMFSRAAVISQRDAKLCLMFRVGNLRNSHMVSAQIRCKLIKSRQTPEGEFLPLDQCELDVGFGTGADQLFLVSPLTICHEINSESPFFSLSQRSLRSEQFEIVVILEGIVETTGMTCQARTSYTEDEVLWGHRFLPVMSLEDGFFRVDYSQFHATFEVPTPPYSVKEQEENLSQSSLLNSPFDKKTRREQLCPLDCADAAGEKNKLPAKLQKISSRKEGPARALGMSSSNTEKTLSTGDLLEIQEISPTSDDEDTDNRMQLKALKINAKALTQSTSELELQKDFPGMGALEMKLEDNFPAKL
- the LOC117006364 gene encoding acrosin-like → MASDFNSIASDFSIMAGTGAQPGAWPWIVSIQDPEKIGSGHTCGGSLISPQWVLTAAHCFQKARNISLWRVLIGATQLSRLGPEAQVRHIKQLLVHQQYTAESQQNDIALLQLDQPVQCSDYVQLACVPNASITVSKLKSCYVAGWGSGSPKAQGVSDVLQEAKVRLLDNQLVNSSRWYSGAIHTHNLCAGYPRGGMDTCQGDSGGPLVCKDNSASYFWLVGVTSWGKGCARAKRTGVYTSTQHFYDWILVQMGPCPAVTATSAPESHCLSTPLEQPEPRPSESGCSTPTPLPETTETTTPMPEPTFSSAPCEKPEGEPAPTESGCSGSTPCEKPEGEPAPTESGCSSSSPCEEPEGEQTPTESGCSGSSPCEEPEPEPAPTESGCSSSSPCEETEGEPAPTESGCSSSSPCEETEGEPAPTESGCSSSSPCEEPEGEQTPTESGCSGSTPCEEPEPEPEPEPEPEPEPEPEPGPIVSGCSTPTHHPDVTAMPAPETSSPSEQPTPTQSLLPSSHKYPYKILEQFLTQVHQMLLDIIGKKAQAGG